Below is a genomic region from Eulemur rufifrons isolate Redbay chromosome 24, OSU_ERuf_1, whole genome shotgun sequence.
CTGAAGAGGTAGAGCACACAGGCGGTGGTGAGGGCCTGGACTAAGAAAGAGACAAGAGATGGGGCCTGGGAGCCTGTACTTCGATGGCCCCTTTGTTAGAGATAGTCCTTGAGACAACATATCTAAGTTGACACCCACTCTGTAACAGgcgtggggaacctgtggccttctaggtccttaagtgtggccttttgactgaatccaaattctacaaaacaaattattttatttttattaataaagttttgtttgccttttatatttatattttattttaaaaatgaatgtatctaaaataccaaaaaaagaaaataaatttcaatgaaataatccttccagattgaccggcacaattagaacattactAAGCCATAAAGGCTAAATTAACGGCTGCTAtgttcatgatttagttctaacttcccttgcctgactggtgccactattGCATGAGGCTGATTGGTGAGGGTTTATGGGGGTCGAAtgtgccagtctgttatcagcgtTTGACAATGCTGtactgtttctgtttgaagtggaatttgtgaatagttgcatagtgcgacagtattttttaattttgtctgcttaacagctcatgatgtcaaagaagaccaagagaacactgaaggaagaaaaccgatttttttttaaaataagaattgagaattgcaatattatcttgtttctgctaaagataagatgatttgcttgctttgtgatactgcaatgtcaacattaaagaaaatcaatgctCATTAGCATTacaacactcataaggaccacaaatattttaaattagagggagaggcaagaaaggttgttttgcagaaattaaaagatgaaaagcaaaagcaaagacaattctttcaagcagcaataagacctggaaatagtgctactgaagcaacttataaagtagcttatatactccggggaaaaaagggaagccagtCAGTGacgtagaaattgtgaaagaatacatTGTCAAAGTTATAGGATGCTTAGATCCTGATAACATTTCACAGTATTACACAAACAATTGCCTCTTTCGAGGAGGttcataactgatcagcagcatgaattaacctttaacttaacagaacaacttcatgcaatacttcaaaagtaaaatattgatatatattattcaatcactttggatgaatctaCTACTACTACTGAGTCGgtacaggttttatacttcatttgggtcataacaaaagattttctttgctatgaggAGTTACTCggtttgggcactcttgtgaacagaacatggggaatagatatcttcaaggactttcaaaataaatgttgtgaagttggactgaatttggtaaatttagtgagtgtatgtatagatggtgcaccttccatggcAGGAAACCAGGAAggatttattgcacagattttaaaaaagtgtttaacagacccagatgctctcatttcttttcattgtatcttgcatcagcaaaatctctgtgcttaaGCTATTTTAAGTGAtgctttgcaacaagttataagtaacGTTAACTATATTCaggcaaatgcaacacagcattaTCAGTTtctttcataacatgctaaagttgaacgatgaggtattcagtgtggatttgccctatcattctaaagtgcgttggctatcacagggactggtgttagtcaattttttttttttctgcaagaacagatagttaaattttaagaataacaGAATCatcaatgtgaattattgaaataagatttctataggaatgcagcatttctgtgtgatatgtcaaataAAAACCACTTGAATATTTCTTCGCatggtaaaactaagtctatatatgatacaTGGCAAAAAAATtcatgcattttgaaaaaagctatcttttttcaaaacactacttcttcaaaaggaaattttggatgaacgttttccccagttagcaaaggccattgatgagcaggatgatatatacgactcatttgaagaatacacagctgttatagacttATTAactggagaatacaatgaaatgttcactgactttgagaatcatgataccacactcaaattagcatttcagcctcacctagttggtaTCACCAAGgaacctaaagaactacagatggaatttaTTAAGctttcagtagatgacattttaaaatcattgtttgatgctaagaaacatccaattgaaatatggcaaaatgcagtagaatactcatgcctttggcaacatgcctgaaaaatgctttcttgcttttcagccactattgctgtgaatctacaacCCCCTATCTAACCCAAGTCAAGATGCCCTTagggtcacaaatgactgatacccatctagaggatcaactggggacctccatgctgcaaccaaatatgcaaatactttccaacaaaaagcagacaaaacagaGTCTTTAGAAGGTTAgtcaactttaaaattaacaaatagttttcattttttaaattattaagtacatagtagttagatttttacaaaatcgtgtatatttttaagtatatctaattgaagtttgttgaatgtggccttatttgattatagctaaattaatgcaaccttccaacatgaaaagtttccctaCCCCTGACTTATGATATTATGAGCTCTTCCATGAGGAATCATGTCTTTGCTAACTTTAATTCCATCTCTTCCCACCTCACTGTCTAGAATAGTTTCCATCCATAGTGGttgtttatcaattttttgttaAAAGATGTGACTCTCTCCTCAGTGACAGCTATTCATTTGACCCCAGTCGCCCATGCATAGTTCTGTCTGGAATATTCCCTTCTCAGTCCACACCTCTCACAGGACACCCAGGGAAAGGGCTGCAGGTCCACTTGCCCCTTCACCTTCTAGCTGTTCTAACCTCCCTATTTCTCTACCAAGTGGCCAAATGCTCCCCATGAAAGCCTTTTCCTGCCCAATACCCTAAAGTTTACAGTTTTCACATCAAGGTCAAATGCATGTGGCCTTAGAAAAGATTGTCGATTTCTCTCCACCATAATTTCTAAGATTgcagaatgaagataaaaataatactaacttCACAGGATTGCTGGGAGAATATAAACAAATGTGACATCctgtaaaatttttctttcccatgaaatattatatatcagTGACCATAAAGAATAAGCAAGTTCTCTCCACCTCACCCTACTTTGACTGGTTTCCAGGAAGTAAACACTACTTTAAAACATTGATcagaataataatagcaactgACTCAACCTGAGCATTTTCTCCGGGCCAGGAATGgttctaagagctttatatgtcatctcatttaatctctacAAGAACTCTATGTAGCAGAACATAtttcatccccactttacagatgaggaaaaataaGGGCACGGAAAGATgaagtgactttcccaaagtcaGGAGCCAGAATTAAAAACGAGAAAGCTTGACCCAAAGCCACTCTGTTGTGTTAATCCCTTTGCTATATCGTTTGACTTGCTTACATTCCCTGCAACATCATGTGAAGACAAATCACAGAGGTGCAGTGGGCCACAATGAATAAGATATCATATGGAAATTATTAGGAGACTAAAAATGAACTTTGCACTCTTGTGGAAATTCTTGTGAATTATAATTCAGCTTAGGTGTTACAACTCCAAAATTAAAACCTATTCCATTGTGTTTGGGTAGCTGCATTTTTGACATCTCAGCGTAGTCAAGAACCTTAGTGGTGTGAACTCACCTGAACTTAGGGCGTGTTCCACTTCCTGCATGATCACCCTGGGGAAGATGGTGGTGGTCTTCGTGTCGACCAGCTCACACATCACCTTGCTTGACACGGTTGTTGGGGGCGTTTTCTCCTCGGGCACTGGCTCCACCGGGGTATGGGCAGTGGGGCTGTGGCCAGAGCTGGGCTCCTCTGTCGGGGACTCCGGTGCGGTTGAAGCTTCCGTGGGCTGCGCGCCGGCCGCGGTGGAGCTGTGGTTGGTGGTGACCGAGGCAGAAGAAGCGTCAGGTGGTGAGGGCGACAGGGACGCGAGTGATGAGGCTGGAGCTTCAGGGGAGGTGAGCGCGGGAGGCTCGGatggggacggggacggggacggggacggggacggcgACGCCGTGGGCGGCACGCTTGCCTCGCGAGTGCCCGAGCCGCCTTCCCCGGGTGTCACTGTTAGGTGGACTCCACCGCTTGTTGACAGGAAGCCGGGAGGAGAGGAGGCTGCGTCTGTGCCTTCGCAGCCGGACGCCGTGCCGGTGGCCTCTCCTCTGGGCTCGACAGAAGTGTGGTCGGGAAGCGGAGACGTCGGGGTCGGGGCCGCAGCTGAGGGCGCCCCGGTGCCGTGAGAGCCGCAGGCCGGGGTGGCCGCGACCGTGGCGGTGGTCGGTGGAGAGCTGGTCCCGATGGTGGGCGGCGGAGCGATCGTCGCCGGAAGAGACACAGGCGAGGGGGCCGACGTGGGCGCGCTCTGCACCGTCCACCCTGTGGAAGAGCCAGTGCAAACACGGTTACTATGTGAAAGCTTCATGACACGCGAAACGGAGGCGAGACTGTTGCCCTGTGGCTGTTTCACAATATTTTCACAGGTATTTCTCATTTTGCACTGTGTCCTCCCCAGTGGTGAAggcaacttttaaatttttttcttcccactaaTTGCTCTCGTCCTGCGAgtctcagaaggaaccagcccgaAGGCTGGGTCAGAGAAATCAGTAGGTCTGTTAGCTCAAGACCAGCCAGTGCATGGTAGGAACTAATCTTGTCCCCTGCTTGCTTAAAACCGTGTCCTTAGGGAATGGGGCCCTCAGGGGAACTGATTTATGGGAATTTGTCTGGATTCAGGGGCCAGCGCCACAACGCCGCAGGATGCGAGGCCACGTGTGGGGACAGAGAAGGGGGTTGGAGATGAGCGTGGTGCCTGGAAGCCAGGCTTGAGTCCTGCTCCGCCCACAACTGAGGGGCTCACTGATTGGCTGCTCCCTGCCAGAGGAGCTCCCTGATTGGCTACTCCCTGCTTTCGGTGCTATCTGTTCTAAACTTAAGCCCAGGGATGCAAGGGCTATGGGCCTGCCCGCTGGGATGGAGAAATATGTGAGCACATTTTCTTCTGAGGAAGGAAAACGGGGAGGTCCCAGGATAAAAGCTGGAAGGAGTAATCTGAGGTCTGGAAATATTTTCTGAGACTGGAAACCAGCTGTCCCAAATTCTAGCCTGAGGTCCTTGTCATCATATCATTTTGCCAAATGTTCTCCTTCATGTTTTGTAAGATTTAGAGCTCGTTTCCTTTCTTTGTTCCTCGCTTCCTCCATTTACCCATTcggtttcattcattcactgattcgtCATTATTTGATAAACGGTTACTATGAGCTAGTACTCTGCTTGGGCTTAGGATTTCACTTTCCAGGTAATACATCTCTTGACTTCCCCCCACACCTCTTTTATCATCCCCCAACTAGCTTTCACCCTAGCCCCCAGCAGCTTTTCCATTTCAGTAGGGGGGACCCATATTTGCTAAGCTGCTCAGTTAAGAACCGACACATCACCCTTCATGCCTCTCTTTCCCTCACACCCCACATCAAATCCTTAGCGAGTCATGATGACTCTACCTTGAAAATATGATCCCAATCCAACCACTTTCCACCACCTCCCCCATTATCTCAACGTCACCTGAGCCACTACAGTCACTAGCCTAGACCACTGCAATAGTCCTAGTTGGGCTTCTGGCTCCCAGGTTTCCTCCCTTCCAGTCTGCCTTCTGATCTACAGTGGTAAGTCAGATCGTGTTCTTCTGCTGATCAAAACCCTCCAAAGGTGTTCTATTGCACTTAGAACAAAACCCAAAATTGCTTCTCTCTGTCATCCCATTCTCCTCATCATTCTGATTGGCCTCTACTCAAATATCACCCCCTCCTCAGAGGAGTCTTCCCAGACAATCCTGACTAAAATCCTTGTGACTCCAGCCccttggatatttaaaaaaaaaaattctaaaaaatttttattgtggtaaaatatacataacacttaccattttagccatttttaagtgtgtagttcagtggcattaattatattcgtgttgctgtgcaaccatcatcattaTCCATCTCTAGAATATGttcatcttcccaaactcaaaatctgtgcccattaaacaataacgTTCCATTCCCCCCTGTCCCcggcccctggaaaccaccattctacatCCTattgtctttatgaatttgactgttctaggtatctcatataagCAGAATCGGACAGTATCTGTCCCTTTAggacaggcttatttcacttaacacaatgtttaCAAGTTTCATTTATGtgatagcatgtgtcagaatttcctttcttggccgggcgtggtggctcacgcctgtaatcctagcactctgggaggccgaggtgggcggatcgtttgagctcaggagttcgagaccagcctgagcaagagtgagaccccatctctactaaaaatagaaagaaattatatggacagctaaaaatatatatagaaaaaaaaaaattagccgggcatggtggtgcatccctgtagtcccagctactcgggaggctgagacaggaggatcccttgagctcaggagtttgaggttgctgtgagctaggctgacgccacggcactcattctagcctgggcaacagagtgagactctgtctcaaaaaaaaaaaaaaaaaaaaaaagaatttcctttctttttaaggctcgataatattccattgtatgtatatatcacattttgtttattcatttacccaTCCATGGAcgcttggattgtttccaccttttggctatcgtgaataatgctgctatgaacatgggtgcaCACATACGTGTTTGAGTCCTTGCTTTCACTTTTTTGGGGCatattcccagaagtggaattaatcatatggtaattctatgtttacattttttaggaAATGCCATcccctttgctcatttttgttttttctgatacTAGTAGCATCTTCCTAAaattccacatttatttattcatttatttgttatcTTTTACCAGAATGGAAGCACAAAGAGGGCACAGTGACCTGGtcttttttcattgctgttttctCTGAGCCCAGGACAGAGCTAGgtcatagtaagtgctcaataagtacttggaggaggaaggaagaaagagtggAAAAATGCATTAACCTAAGAACTTTATTCATGAATACTCTCAACATTTCTCCACTTGCTTCTACATATCACTTAGTCATTGCCCTATCCATCATGGCTTCCTCAGGTAGAGCTGCCTACCTGGTGTTACTTGAGGGCAAAATCCTCACTTATAGATCACCTTTACTCTTTGTCATTCCAACACAACATATGCCTATGGCTGATGTCTTGTTAGGTCTTCAACTTTTTAACCCAGCCTACTGTGAGGAGATTTCCTTGGAGGTGGCATATAGGTAAAAGCCAACCATCATCAAAAGTCAGAAGAAATAGAACATGGGCCAGCTGCCAGtacagaggaagggagaaaagatcAAAAGGAGGCATTTGGGTTACCTCACCATGCTGCCACACAACAGATTCAGGAGCTGATGCGAAGTTGTGCTATAGAGTTTAGCCTGAATTTAACATTTGGATTAGCATCACaataattggttttattttatttaaaaggggTTGGCCAAGACAATAAACTACAGGAGAGTTACTTTCCTACTAAACAGGAGGACAGACCTCCCCACTTAGGCCACATAATATTCCATACTCATGGTCTTTTGGCAGCGGTGAACTATCAATAGTTTCGGGATAAACACAGATCAAGAAATCTTTGAAATATGGGCAAAACAAAAGTTGgtacaaatattattaaaatactgGATCTTCATAGGTGACCTTTGGAGCTTACTGGTTTTGCATTCTGGCAGCTCCCATGTCTGATTgaagattatcttttttttttagaggtggggtcttgctatgttacccaggcgggattcaaactcttggcctcaaatgatcctcccacctcagcctcccaaggagctgggactataggtgtgcgccactgCATTGGGTCTGTTTAAAGATTCTAAGGGCAAAAAATGACAATGTTTAATTATTGCTCATAGCATCATATAATAGATAGGCAGATGGAGGCATAAAATGCCTTGGTCTGATAatcaaatcaaagagtctttgGAACCTGAGATAAATAAGGAATAAGTCATATACAAAGGAGCACCAACTCATTCACGCATTTACTGAGTAGCTTCTACATCAATAGCTTTGCCCTCAGAAAGTTAACTATCTAGTAAGACAGAAAGGATACCCAACTTCCTGTTATATGATGAGATAAGTGCTGGATGAAAGTAAAACCAAGTTTTAATGGGAGCCCTGaggaaagattaataaattttttatggGGACCATGGACTGTAAAAATGCACAAATGTCATTTACAAAAGTCAGagaaga
It encodes:
- the PARM1 gene encoding prostate androgen-regulated mucin-like protein 1, whose protein sequence is MVCRTLLALCIFMAGWTVQSAPTSAPSPVSLPATIAPPPTIGTSSPPTTATVAATPACGSHGTGAPSAAAPTPTSPLPDHTSVEPRGEATGTASGCEGTDAASSPPGFLSTSGGVHLTVTPGEGGSGTREASVPPTASPSPSPSPSPSPSEPPALTSPEAPASSLASLSPSPPDASSASVTTNHSSTAAGAQPTEASTAPESPTEEPSSGHSPTAHTPVEPVPEEKTPPTTVSSKVMCELVDTKTTTIFPRVIMQEVEHALSSGSIAAITVTVIAVVLLVFGVAAYLKIRHSSYGRLLDDHDYGSWGNYNNPLYDDS